One Camelus bactrianus isolate YW-2024 breed Bactrian camel chromosome 14, ASM4877302v1, whole genome shotgun sequence genomic region harbors:
- the USPL1 gene encoding SUMO-specific isopeptidase USPL1: MMDSPKIGNGLPVIGPGTDIGISSLHMVGYLGKNYDSAKVPSDGYCPACRVKGKLKALKTYRISFQESIFLCEDLQCIYPLGSRSLNNLISPDLEDCHTVNKPQKRKILETDYKDSPLLANSKKTKNPIGINGEQVLNSQHNGGGYDGNSSDLPGLLHGGQQNPVRTADSLEQNEILEADTVDMAAEEDSATVNVSDGTFPQNEGCTSELEMPSESRRTSFCQTSCVQWKNTHALCWLDCILSALVHLEGLKTTVTGLCSEEESVFRQLFTKYNQASELLDTNQLDGVKDGDCKKLTSKIFTQIETYLNEVRDEIFIKLQPQLRCTLGDMESPVFAFPLLLKTEPHVEKLFTYSFSWNFECSQCGHKYQNRYMKNLVTFTNVIPDWHPLNAAHFGPCNNCNNKSQIRKMVLEKVSPIFMLHFVEGLPHSDLERYSFHSEGCLYQITSVIQYQANNHFITWILDADGSWLECDDLKGPCSEKHEKFEVPSSEIHIVIWERKTSQMTDKASACCLLKKTNEQHDFGDEKQVSPASCSVGDAASAQTSTGNHPTDVSIAPNTLSQDEAVALGHHLLSDPKGLVDNILPLTLEEIQVNSEGFLLEHKPVAGNTGVVETNTLQLRESVMASLVSAPCKDKLAQDHFVDLNFSSPLVNTNMTSLQLNTEDAVVSKSVNGIHATDPIQGVKSAETERTVALEKDSPPKQFLSPKPEKLKPEQRVISQVSNLKEKETAALSKSLQNPSLKENQKKPFVGSWVKGLLSKGASFMPPCVSAHNRNTITDLQPSVKGASNFGGFKTKGTKQKANRASRKAHRCAGKPPPVGNPSPSHSSSVSTASLQASSSGDSEVPKKCGNTSYGANLNHSSHGNENGVSAANHGDPVEGQIHKLRLKLLKKLKAKKKKLTALMSFPQNGTLPSENSEHVSHCGSPDDCESIEDLLKELQYQIDIADSKSECTTVSSVSPYKSQTHEEILAELLSPTTIVSTELSENGETDFRYLEMGDNHIPAPVPNELNNIPQNTHLRQDHNYCSPTKKNQCGVQPDSLTNNADVRTLNSESPMKADIFDEFFSTSALNSLANDSLDLPHFDEYLFDSC, from the exons ATGATGGATTCCCCGAAGATTGGAAATGGTTTGCCAGTGATTGGACCAGGGACTGATATAGGGATATCTTCACTCCACATGGTGGGGTATTTGGGAAAA aattATGATTCAGCTAAAGTCCCGTCAGATGGGTATTGCCCTGCTTGTAGGGTGAAGGGAAAGTTAAAAGCCCTAAAGACGTACCGAATTAGTTTTCAAGAATCTATCTTTTTGTGTGAGGATCTGCAG TGCATCTATCCCTTGGGCTCTAGGTCACTTAATAACTTAATTTCTCCTGATTTGGAAGATTGTCACACTGTAAATAAGCCTCAAAAGAGGAAGAtcttggaaactgactataaagATTCACCTCTTTTAGCAAATTCCAAAAAGACTAAAAATCCTATTGGTATTAATGGTGAACAAGTTTTGAACAGTCAGCATAATGGAGGAGGATATGATGGAAACTCATCAGACTTACCTGGTTTACTACACGGTGGTCAACAGAATCCAGTTAGGACGGCTGATTCCTTGGAGCAGAATGAGATTTTGGAAGCTGATACTGTTGACATGGCTGCTGAAGAAGATTCTGCTACAGTTAATGTTTCTGATGGGACCTTCCCTCAGAATGAAGGATGCACATCTGAACTAGAAATGCCATCAGAGAGCAGACGTACCTCATTTTGCCAGACTTCATGTGTCCAGTGGAAAAATACACATGCTCTCTGCTGGTTAGACTGTATCCTGTCAGCATTGGTGCACTTGGAAGGGCTGAAAACCACTGTAACTGGCCTGTGCTCTGAAGAGGAATCTGTGTTCAGGCAGTTGTTCACTAAGTACAATCAAGCCAGTGAGCTGCTGGACACCAATCAGTTGGATGGAGTTAAAG ATGGAGATTGTAAAAAACTTACTTCcaaaatatttacacaaataGAGACCTACCTGAATGAAGTCAGAGATGAAATTTTTATTAAGCTTCAGCCTCAGCTTCGATGCACATTAG GTGATATGGAAAGCCCAGTGTTTGCATTTCCTCTGCTCTTAAAAACAGAACCCCATGTTGAAAAGCTCttcacatattctttttcttggAATTTTGAATGCTCACAATGTGGACACAAGTATCAAAACAG ataTATGAAGAATCTGGTCACCTTTACAAATGTCATCCCTGATTGGCACCCACTTAATGCTGCCCATTTTGGTCCATGTAACAATTGCAACAATAAGTCGCAAATAAGAAAAATGGTATTAGAAAA AGTATCTCCCATATTCATGCTGCACTTTGTGGAAGGCTTACCGCATAGTGACCTGGAGCGCTATTCATTTCACTCTGAAGGCTGTCTTTATCAAATAACTTCTGTAATTCAGTACCAAGCAAACAATCACTTTATAACATGGATTTTAGATGCTGATG GAAGTTGGCTGGAATGTGATGACTTAAAAGGCCCATGTTCTGAAAAGCATGAGAaatttgaagttccttcttcAGAGATACATATTGTTATCTGGGAAAGAAAAACATCCCAAATGACAGACAAAGCATCTGCCTGCTGTCTCCTTAAAAAGACTAATGAGCAACATGATTTCGGTGATGAGAAACAAGTTTCGCCAGCATCGTGTTCTGTGGGTGATGCTGCCTCAGCCCAAACGTCCACAGGAAATCACCCTACAGACGTGTCAATTGCTCCTAATACTCTTTCACAAGATGAAGCTGTAGCCCTTGGACATCATTTACTTTCAGATCCGAAAGGTTTGGTTGACAATATTTTACCTTTGACCCTTGAAGAAATACAGGTTAACTCTGAAGGTTTTTTATTAGAACATAAACCTGTGGCAGGAAATACAGGAGTTGTCGAAACAAATACTTTGCAATTGCGAGAGTCAGTAATGGCTTCTTTAGTATCAGCTCCATGCAAGGACAAGCTTGCGCAAGACCATTTTGTGGATTTAAACTTTTCATCTCCTCTTGTAAATACAAACATGACATCACTACAGCTGAATACAGAAGATGCTGTAGTTAGTAAATCTGTGAATGGTATTCATGCTACTGACCCTATACAGGGAGTAAAGTCAGCAGAAACAGAACGTACAGTTGCCCTAGAGAAGGATTCTCCACCAAAACAATTTCTTTCACCAAAACCTGAGAAGTTAAAACCAGAACAACGTGTTATATCTCAGGTGTCcaatttgaaggaaaaagaaactgcagCATTGTCCAAGTCATTACAAAATCCATCTctgaaagaaaatcagaagaagCCATTTGTGGGAAGTTGGGTTAAAGGCTTATTAAGCAAGGGTGCTTCTTTTATGCCACCTTGTGTTTCAGCTCATAATAGAAACACTATAACTGATCTGCAGCCTTCAGTTAAGGGGGCAAGTAATTTTGGTGGCTTTAAAACTAAAGGTACAAAACAGAAGGCTAACCGGGCATCCAGGAAAGCTCACAGGTGTGCAGGTAAGCCTCCTCCAGTTGGTAACCCTTCACCAAGCCATTCATCGTCAGTCAGCACTGCTTCTCTGCAAGCAAGCAGTAGTGGTGACTCGGAAGTTCCGAAGAAATGTGGAAACACCTCGTATGGAGCTAACCTCAACCACAGTTCTCATGGAAATGAAAATGGTGTTTCTGCAGCAAACCATGGGGACCCAGTTGAGGGTCAGATTCATAAACTTCGTCTAAAACTTCTTAAAAAACTTaaggcaaaaaagaagaaattaactgcTCTTATGTCTTTCCCCCAAAATGGAACACTTCCAAGTGAAAATTCAGAACATGTGTCCCATTGTGGGTCTCCCGATGATTGTGAATCAATAGAAGACTTGTTAAAAGAACTACAATATCAAATTGATATTGCCGATAGCAAatctgaatgtaccacagtttctaGTGTTTCCCCATACAAGAGTCAAACTCATGAAGAAATTTTAGCAGAATTACTGTCTCCTACAACTATTGTTTCAACAGAGCTCTCAGAAAATGGGGAGACTGACTTTCGATATTTAGAAATGGGTGATAACCATATCCCAGCACCAGTTCCTAATGAATTAAACAATATTCCCCAAAACACACATCTGAGACAGGATCATAATTACTGCAGCCCCACCAAGAAGAATCAGTGTGGAGTGCAGCCAGACTCACTCACAAATAACGCTGACGTTAGAACATTGAACTCGGAAAGTCCCATGAAGGCTGATATTTTTGATGAGTTTTTTTCTACTTCAGCGTTAAATTCTTTAGCAAATGACTCATTAGACTTGCCTCATTTTGATGAGTATCTGTTTGACAGTTGTTGA